Within the Achromobacter spanius genome, the region CTCCGGCATTGGGGTAGATCTGAACGAGAGCGCAAAAGCCGACATTATTGTAAATGCACTCAAAGTCGCCGGTGGGAAAATGGCCGACAAGGCTATCTCTAGTGCGCAGGAGGGGGTGAAGAACGTTACGCGCCTTGATGAAGTTCCTAATGTGGATGGCGTGGGCCGCCTAAAAAAGGCTACGCAACAGTCTGTCAAGGACGGGTCGTTCCAACCCATGGTTAAGGTCTTCAAAGACGTCATCAACGATGTCAAAGCCTTGCCTCAAACGACGGTGAGGGTATGGAACGTCATGGATCCAGAGCGCTTGCGAAATCGAGCAGAAGCGACGGTCCGTGGGATCTGGGCCGACTTCAAGCAGAACCCGCTAAAGGTCGCCTGGACAGCGACGAAGAACGCCGCTAAAGCCACGATCATGGAAGGCATTCCGATCGTGCGTGACAACGCGGCAGTTGCGTACTTGATGGGAACGGGTGTGGACATTCGACTGGAGGCGGCCAAGCGTCAGTTCGAGCAGGCATATCAGGCGTCGAATTCAGGCACAGAGAAAGTCGTGCGTATCGAGATCACCGTATTTGGTGGGGACCGGGGCGGAATTATCGCGAAGCAATTCATCAATGATATTGTCAAAAAATACAAGCGTCGCCACGACCAGGATTTAGCAATTATTGGAAAGGACGGTGCGCCCGATGCTCCGATACGTATTCGGTTTCTAGGGCTGTTTGATGCTGTGGCATCGATAATGGACGAGAATACGTTTTTGAAATTCTTCCCGTTCACCGATCTGCTCAAGCAAAGCCATAAGGACCGCACGTTAACCGTTCCCGCCGCGGTGGAGAAGGCCGTGCACTTTGCGGCCGCGCATGAACTGCGGCGCAACCAGCGCATGGATTCGCTCGAAAAAACGAGGGGTACGCAGTATTTGTATCCTGGATCAAGCGGTGACATTACTGGGGTGGCACCCATGGGATCCCTAGGGGCCCGAGCGTCGTTATCCCGGATTCCGTTGCGAGAAATGATGAACCTAGCCATATCTCATGGCGCGGCCATTCATAGCATGGAAAAGTTGGTGCAGGCCAACATAACGGTGTACAGGATGCTCAGCCTGGCCGACCCCATCGAAGACGAAGGCCAGAGCTACTACGTCCAGGAACTGGTCGCTGCCTACCGCGAACTCGTCAAGTACGAACCCGGCTGCGATTTCGCACCGCACATGGAAATCTTCTTGCGCTGGCTGGCGGTGCGGTATCAGGATCCGGTGTTTCGCGCCGAGCTTTCAGACCCCGCCGAAGCCTGGATCAAAGACCGCAATTACTTTACCCCCGAGCAAGAGCTCATGGAAGAAACGCGGCGCTTGTCGACGCTGCCCCGGGAAGAACTAGCCAAGCCCGAAACCACTGCGCGGCATCGCGAGCTTGAAGCCCTTGTGGAAGAACGCCGAGAACGCGCCATCGCAAGCCGCGGAGAAGCACCGCCCAAGCGTTTCCTGCCCCTATGGGAACGGCTTGAAGCGGAATACAAGAGCCTGGAGAGTGCTGAGCAGCAGGACGCCGCCACGGCGAAGCGCCGCGCGGACTTGGAAATCAATAATCCGCAGGTGCTGCGTTCCATTGAAGGGATGGACCAGGATATGCGAGACCGCGAGGATATGCGCAACGAATTGATTAAGCGTAGTGGAGGCACGCCACAAAAAGCCCCCGATCCGCTAGCCGACATGAAAGCCGAACGCGCCATGCAAAAGCGCCTGCTGACCGCCTGGCGCGACGCCCGCGACGGCAAAACGCAGTTGCCCCCCAAGGTCATGACCTTGTTCGACTGGCTGGTGCACGATGCCATGTTGAGCAGTTGGCCCGATCACC harbors:
- a CDS encoding phospholipase effector Tle1 domain-containing protein, which translates into the protein MSDVQVPEQDRTPASVLKAMAENEAAYPKATCVECGITLRMGFFFDGFGRNKDLDMANPTFLSNVSRLWAAHFTQDDNSQPKKQRWFALYYSGIGVDLNESAKADIIVNALKVAGGKMADKAISSAQEGVKNVTRLDEVPNVDGVGRLKKATQQSVKDGSFQPMVKVFKDVINDVKALPQTTVRVWNVMDPERLRNRAEATVRGIWADFKQNPLKVAWTATKNAAKATIMEGIPIVRDNAAVAYLMGTGVDIRLEAAKRQFEQAYQASNSGTEKVVRIEITVFGGDRGGIIAKQFINDIVKKYKRRHDQDLAIIGKDGAPDAPIRIRFLGLFDAVASIMDENTFLKFFPFTDLLKQSHKDRTLTVPAAVEKAVHFAAAHELRRNQRMDSLEKTRGTQYLYPGSSGDITGVAPMGSLGARASLSRIPLREMMNLAISHGAAIHSMEKLVQANITVYRMLSLADPIEDEGQSYYVQELVAAYRELVKYEPGCDFAPHMEIFLRWLAVRYQDPVFRAELSDPAEAWIKDRNYFTPEQELMEETRRLSTLPREELAKPETTARHRELEALVEERRERAIASRGEAPPKRFLPLWERLEAEYKSLESAEQQDAATAKRRADLEINNPQVLRSIEGMDQDMRDREDMRNELIKRSGGTPQKAPDPLADMKAERAMQKRLLTAWRDARDGKTQLPPKVMTLFDWLVHDAMLSSWPDHLLASTTMYFRVRDKDVFAKTDAKAEMSQRAKDMRNAERVEAQAARAEQNIQQMTPVRP